Genomic window (Rathayibacter sp. VKM Ac-2760):
CGCCTCGCGGAGGCCCTCGCGGCGGTTCGCCGGGTCCTGCTGGTAGGTGCGCCGGTCGCCCTCGAGCGTCGACTGCACGGCCTCGCGGAAAGGGCCGTAGAAGCTGGAGGCGTACTTCGCCGAGTAGGCGAGGATCGCGGTGTCGAGGTGCCCCGCGCCGTCGAGCGCCGCGCGGATCGCGCCGACCTGGCCGTCCATCATCCCGGAGAGTCCGAGCAGGTGCGAGCCGGCCTCGGCCTGCGCGAGCGCCATCTGCTCGTAGCGGAGCAGCGTCGCGTCGTTGTCGACCCGGCCGCGCTCGTCGAGCACGCCGCAGTGGCCGTGGTCGGTGAACTCGTCGAGGCAGAGGTCCGTCTGCACCACGAGGGCGTCGCCGACCTCCTCGACGACGGCGCGGGTGGCGGCGTTGAGCACGCCGTCCGGATCCGTCGCCCCGGAGCCCACCGCATCGCGCGTGGTCGGCACCCCGAAGAGCATGACGCCGCCGAGTCCGGCCTCGGCCGCCTCGGTCACCGCGCGCCGCACGCTGTCGAGCGACTGGTGCGACACCCCCGGCATCGAGCCGATCGGGCGGGGCTCCGTGATCCCCTCGGCGACGAAGAGGGGGAGGACGAGCTGGGCGGGGTGGACGCGCGTCTCCCGCACGAGCCGGCGCAGGGCCGGCGTGGTGCGGAGGCGCCGCGGGCGGATCGCGGTCATGCCGTCCAGCCTAAACCGGCCCCGATGGGCACCTTCCGAGTGCAGCAGCCTCATCTCCTCCCCAGGAGCGGAAGCCGGTCTCTCCTCCCCGGATCGACACTCGGCGCCCTCGC
Coding sequences:
- the hemB gene encoding porphobilinogen synthase, which produces MTAIRPRRLRTTPALRRLVRETRVHPAQLVLPLFVAEGITEPRPIGSMPGVSHQSLDSVRRAVTEAAEAGLGGVMLFGVPTTRDAVGSGATDPDGVLNAATRAVVEEVGDALVVQTDLCLDEFTDHGHCGVLDERGRVDNDATLLRYEQMALAQAEAGSHLLGLSGMMDGQVGAIRAALDGAGHLDTAILAYSAKYASSFYGPFREAVQSTLEGDRRTYQQDPANRREGLREATLDLAEGADVVMVKPAMSYLDVLSDVAAISDVPVWAYQVSGEYAMIEAAAANGWIQREAAIVESVTGIVRAGADAVLTYWAVELANDLLR